In the genome of Leguminivora glycinivorella isolate SPB_JAAS2020 chromosome 21, LegGlyc_1.1, whole genome shotgun sequence, one region contains:
- the LOC125237423 gene encoding uncharacterized protein LOC125237423 — MAKISVGVLSTFNHETHDWVIYKDRLEQWFVANDIAGETEDDKSAGAKRRAILLSSLAECTYKLLRDLALPKELGNLSYADVVLLLDGHFKPKICGFAERNSFYSAMQSANETFSDWAARVRGLALHCGFSASTLDDTLRDRFVLGMVQGPERDKLFTEAMSSLTFSSALQTAENVRSARKGARAGATGASGSSAADNELGVYKMAASRAPASAGARPTGSTGASCTICGYRGHSASDCRFANSICDKCGSKGHLKRVCRKKLPNKKINFVECCLDSGDEEGLAD, encoded by the coding sequence ATGGCTAAAATTTCGGTTGGCGTGTTAAGCACATTTAACCACGAAACTCATGATTGGGTTATTTATAAAGATCGGTTGGAACAGTGGTTCGTCGCGAATGACATTGCAGGAGAAACAGAGGACGACAAGTCAGCGGGCGCAAAACGGCGTGCCATACTCCTCAGCAGCTTAGCCGAATGCACGTATAAGCTGTTAAGAGATCTTGCTTTGCCAAAGGAACTGGGGAACCTCAGCTACGCTGATGTCGTGCTTTTGTTGGATGGCCACTTCAAACCAAAAATATGTGGATTTGCTGAGCGTAATAGCTTCTACAGCGCCATGCAGTCCGCTAATGAAACCTTCTCGGATTGGGCGGCCAGAGTACGAGGGTTGGCACTACATTGTGGTTTCTCGGCATCGACGCTCGACGATACCCTTCGTGACCGATTTGTTTTAGGCATGGTTCAGGGACCAGAACGAGACAAGCTCTTCACTGAGGCGATGTCTAGCCTCACGTTTTCCAGCGCTTTGCAAACGGCGGAAAATGTTCGAAGCGCCCGAAAAGGCGCACGTGCTGGCGCAACCGGGGCCTCGGGCTCCAGCGCCGCCGACAACGAGCTTGGCGTATACAAGATGGCGGCCAGCAGGGCGCCCGCCTCGGCAGGCGCGCGGCCCACCGGATCTACTGGCGCCTCGTGCACAATCTGCGGCTACCGTGGACATTCGGCATCAGATTGCAGATTTGCTAACTCAATTTGTGATAAGTGCGGTTCTAAAGGGCATCTTAAACGCGTGTGTCGTAAAAAGTTaccaaacaaaaaaattaattttgtcGAATGTTGCTTGGACAGTGGTGATGAAGAAG